AGCCGGCGTTCCGGAGCCAGGTGCCCATCCACGTAGGCATGCAGTTCGTCGTCCGTTACGCAATGCGCGTTCATCACTTCACCCGCCTGAGGGCCACCGAGCCCTCGTTCGCCAGCTTCGCCCTGACCGCCTCGCGCGCCCGCGAAAGGCGCGACATGACGGTCCCGATCGGCACGCCGAGCGTCTCGGCGACCTCCTCGTATTTCAGGCCCTCCAGCGCGACGAGGAGCAGCACCTTGCGCTGTTCCTCCGGCAGATCGTCGAGAGCGCGCATCATCTCGCGCAACTCCACACGTTCCTCCTGCCGGGCCGGCGTCACCAGCTTCGACTCGACGCTGTCCACATCGACCTCGTCGGGCCGCGACGCTTTGGAGCGGACCTGATTGACATGGACGTTGTGCAGGATGGTGAAAAGCCACGCCCGCAGGTTCGTCCCCGCCTTGAAGGTGTCGGCGCGCGCCACCGCCCGCGTCAACGCCTCCTGCACCAGATCCTCGGCATCCGAACGGTTGCGCAGCAACGCGCGCGCGTAGCGGCGCAGCGACGCAATGTGGACTTCCAGCTCGACCCCGAACGTGCTCAAACGCGCACCCGATTGTTGCCTCGAAGGCTCCACGGACCGCCGGGCGGCGGATCATGGCACTCCTTCAGGTAGGAACGGGTGGCGCGCCCTCCCAGGGCCGAGCCCCATGCAGGACCCGGTACGCCAGGATGAACGCCCCCCGCTCATCGTTTATTCCAGACTTTGATGCCCGTGCAGCAAAAATTCGGCGAAATCGCGGCGGGCCCGAAAAGCGCCACCGAAGCTCGGCCTTGTGGCATATCGCCGCTGCGCGCGGATAAGCGCCCGAATCCGCCGAGCGGCTTGGCACAATCCACCGCACTGCGTCATAAGGGCGGGGCCATGGCACGCCATCACGACACCATCGAGATCCTGGTCACCGCCCGCCATCTGGAGGCTCAGGGCATCCGCCCGAGCGCGCGCATGGTGCGGCTGGCGTTGGGCGGCGGCAGCAACGCGGCCATCGCCCAGGCGCTGGCCATGGCGGAGCTGACCCCGCTGGAGGAGCTGATCCGGCGACGGCGCGACCAGCTCGACCTCGACATCGCCAACGCCCGCCGCGCGCTGGCGGAGCTGGAAGCCGAACAGGCCCGGCTGGACGAGCTGGACGATTCCCTGACCGCGCTCGACAAGGTGTAGCCGCGACGGAAAACCCCTCCCCCGGACCATGCCGGAGGAGGGGTTTCGAACGCGGGGCCGGTCAGCCGGCCTGATGCGTTTTGGCGTAGCCCAGCGACTGCAGCGCCTCGGCGATCTCCGGCAGGATGCCCGGATCGTCGATGGTCGCCGGGGTCTTGTAGTCCTGGTTGTCGGCGATCTTCTGCATGGTGCCGCGCAGGATCTTGCCGGAGCGGGTCTTCGGCAGACGCTCCACCACCACGGCGCGCTTGAAGTCGGCGACCGGCCCGATCTGCTCGCGGACGAGCTGGACCACTTCCTTCACGATCTCCTCGTGCGGGCGGGTCACGCCGGCCTTCAGGCAGAGGAAGCCCAGCGGCACCTGCCCCTTCAGGTCGTCGGCCACGCCGATCACCGCGCATTCCGCCACGTCCTTGTGGCTGGCCAGCACCTCCTCCATGCCGCCGGTGGACAGGCGGTGGCCGGCGACGTTGATGATGTCGTCGGTGCGGGCCATGATGTAGACGTAGCCGTCGTCGTCGATGAAGCCCGCGTCACCGGTCTGGTAGTAGCCGGGATAATCGGACAGGTACGACTTCTTGTAGCGGTCGTCGGCGTTCCACAGCGTCGGCAGCGTGCCCGGAGGCAGCGGCAGCTTCACGCAGATGGCGCCGATGTCGCCGCGCGGCACCTCCTTGTTCTCGGCGTTCAGGATCTGCACGTCCCAGCCCGGCATCGGGCGGGTGGCGGAGCCGTACTTGATCGGGAACAGATGCACGCCCAGCGGGTTGCCGGAGATCGCCCAGCCGGTCTCGGTCTGCCACCAGTGGTCGATGACCGGAACGTTCAGATTGTCCTCGGCCCAATGCAGCGTGTCGGGGTCCGACCGCTCGCCGGCCAGGAACAGGGCGCGGAAGTGCGACAGGTCGTATTTCTTCAGCAGTTCGGCGTTGGGGTCCTCGCGCTTGATGGCGCGGAAGGCGGTCGGGGCAGTGAACAGCGTGCCGATCTTGTGCTGCTCGATCACCCGCCAGAAGGTGCCGGCGTCCGGCGTGCCCACCGGCTTGCCCTCGAACACCACCGTGGTACAGCCGTGCAGCAGCGGGCCGTAGACGATGTAGGAATGGCCGACCACCCAGCCCACGTCCGACGCCGCCCAGTACACCTCGCCCGGCTCGACGTTGTAGATGTTCTTCATCGTCCACTTCAGCGCCACGGCGTGGCCGCCGTTGTCGCGGATGACGCCCTTCGGCTGGCCCGTGGTGCCGGAGGTGTAGAGGATGTAGAGCGGGTCGGTCGCGGCCACCGGCACGCACTCCGCCGGTTCGGCCTTGGCGACGGCCTCCGCCCAGTCCACGTCGCGGCCCTCGACCAGGGTCGCGGTCTCCTGCGGGCGCTGGAAGACGATCACGCTCGACGGCTTGTGCTCCGCCTGCTCGATGGCGGCGTCGAGCATCGGCTTGTACTTGACGATGCGGTTCGGCTCGATGCCGCAGGAGGCGGAGACGATGGCCTTCGGCCGGGAGTCGTTGATGCGGGTCGCCAGCTCGTGCGGGGCGAAGCCGCCGAACACCACGGAATGCACCGCACCGAGACGCGCGCAGGCCAGCATGGCGACCAGCGACTGCGGGATCATCGGCATGTAGAGGATGACGCGATCGCCCTTCTCCACGCCCTGGGCGCGCAGCGCGCCGGCGAAGCGGGCCACCTGATCCTGAAGCTCGGCGTAGGTGATGGTCTGCACGGTCTTGGTGACCGGGCTGTCGTAGATGATCGCCGCCTGGGCGCCGCGTCCGGCCTCCACATGGCGGTCGACGGCGTTGTAGCAGGTGTTCAGGACGC
The window above is part of the Azospirillum sp. TSH58 genome. Proteins encoded here:
- a CDS encoding sigma-70 family RNA polymerase sigma factor, producing the protein MSTFGVELEVHIASLRRYARALLRNRSDAEDLVQEALTRAVARADTFKAGTNLRAWLFTILHNVHVNQVRSKASRPDEVDVDSVESKLVTPARQEERVELREMMRALDDLPEEQRKVLLLVALEGLKYEEVAETLGVPIGTVMSRLSRAREAVRAKLANEGSVALRRVK
- a CDS encoding DNA-binding protein, whose translation is MARHHDTIEILVTARHLEAQGIRPSARMVRLALGGGSNAAIAQALAMAELTPLEELIRRRRDQLDLDIANARRALAELEAEQARLDELDDSLTALDKV
- a CDS encoding propionyl-CoA synthetase — protein: MSQSSADRYNQIHARSLSDPDGFWGEAAEDITWIKRWDKVLDDSNAPFYRWFTGGVLNTCYNAVDRHVEAGRGAQAAIIYDSPVTKTVQTITYAELQDQVARFAGALRAQGVEKGDRVILYMPMIPQSLVAMLACARLGAVHSVVFGGFAPHELATRINDSRPKAIVSASCGIEPNRIVKYKPMLDAAIEQAEHKPSSVIVFQRPQETATLVEGRDVDWAEAVAKAEPAECVPVAATDPLYILYTSGTTGQPKGVIRDNGGHAVALKWTMKNIYNVEPGEVYWAASDVGWVVGHSYIVYGPLLHGCTTVVFEGKPVGTPDAGTFWRVIEQHKIGTLFTAPTAFRAIKREDPNAELLKKYDLSHFRALFLAGERSDPDTLHWAEDNLNVPVIDHWWQTETGWAISGNPLGVHLFPIKYGSATRPMPGWDVQILNAENKEVPRGDIGAICVKLPLPPGTLPTLWNADDRYKKSYLSDYPGYYQTGDAGFIDDDGYVYIMARTDDIINVAGHRLSTGGMEEVLASHKDVAECAVIGVADDLKGQVPLGFLCLKAGVTRPHEEIVKEVVQLVREQIGPVADFKRAVVVERLPKTRSGKILRGTMQKIADNQDYKTPATIDDPGILPEIAEALQSLGYAKTHQAG